A window from Pleuronectes platessa chromosome 6, fPlePla1.1, whole genome shotgun sequence encodes these proteins:
- the borcs6 gene encoding BLOC-1 related complex subunit 6 isoform X1 produces MSLSPVIGTEVPETANGVVIPVVSENGPHVSVKCGGSRAPCSGEGSEDGSLGQTENTLNVENRVYDGDGHLDTEKVINERTSSLSLHTDPSVSTDTCTGYSESVSIVRDIPEASSTAEPPGAALLWDSAQTKDSSQREDLISLDRQLTEAETVDGSTDSRDEEEDGEMEKQDEEEDEKNEKKWRNPYAGRKHSSQHYSSSAPGPSTASSSCLPPPILPSDDGPCPPHVMAQVWVRNVRGMQDSKSLDEISQAFGGSLGARGGGRSGQSEGRRATISSALELEGTVSQDGDLTNFITKNLEQKIKMSSKPSLDCSDSDCSGPIYRSRGLSRRPADIPPIDPTVLLDLQRHTQEVAHSVEMMMRSLNGTIQNMTALSVGYIQTYRDSVDSLGESVDMSIKGMYTLMARCEELDRSMQPIHTLAAQIRDIKRTLDALETICK; encoded by the exons ATGAGTCTCTCCCCTGTGATTGGCACAGAAGTGCCAGAAACAGCTAACGGGGTTGTGATACCCGTTGTTTCAGAGAACGGCCCTCATGTCTCTGTGAAGTGTGGAGGAAGCAGGGCACCCTGTTCTGGGGAGGGATCAGAGGACGGCTCCCTCGGACAAACAGAGAACACTTTAAATGTGGAAAACAGAGTTTACGATGGTGACGGTCACCTGGATACAGAGAAGGTCATTAACGAGAGAACCTCTAGTTTATCATTGCACACAGACCCCTCTGTCTCCACTGACACATGCACAGGATACTCAGAATCGGTATCCATTGTCAGAGACATTCCTGAGGCCTCCAGCACTGCAGAGCCTCCTGGTGCAGCTCTGCTGTGGGACTCAGCACAGACCAAAGATTCATCTCAGCGAGAAGACCTCATCTCCTTGGACAGACAgctgacagaggcagagactGTGGACGGAAGCACTGACAGccgagatgaggaggaagatggagagatggagaaacaggatgaggaggaggatgagaagaaTGAAAAGAAGTGGAGGAATCCGTATGCAGGGAGAAAACAC TCTTCACAACACTACTCGTCCTCTGCTCCCGGGCCTAGCaccgcctcctcttcctgtctcccACCTCCTATTCTTCCCTCAGATGATGGACCCTGTCCGCCCCATGTCATGGCCCAGGTGTGGGTTCGCAACGTCCGGGGGATGCAGGATAGCAAGAGCCTGGATGAAATTAGCCAAGCATTTGGAG GCAGTTTGGGGGCCCGGGGAGGGGGCAGAAGTGGCCAATCAGAGGGTCGCCGGGCTACGATCTCCTCAGCTCTGGAGCTAGAGGGGACGGTCAGCCAGGATGGAGACCTAACTAACTTCATCACTAAGAACCTGGAGCAGAAGATCAAGATGAGCTCCAAGCCAAGTCTGGACTGCAGTGACT CGGACTGTTCTGGGCCAATCTACCGAAGCCGGGGGTTGTCACGGAGACCAGCAGATATCCCACCCATTGATCCCACTGTCCTATTGGaccttcagagacacacacaggaagtggcgCACAGTGTGGAGATGATGATGCGCAGCCTCAATGGAACCATCCAGAAC ATGACAGCTCTGAGTGTGGGCTACATCCAGACCTACAGAGACTCCGTTGATAGCCTGGGAGAGTCTGTGGACATGAGTATAAAG GGTATGTACACACTGATGGCTCGCTGCGAGGAGCTGGATCGTTCCATGCAGCCTATACACACCCTGGCCGCGCAGATCCGGGACATCAAACGCACACTGGACGCTCTGGAGACGATTTGCAAGTAA
- the si:dkey-72l14.3 gene encoding glyco_hydro_56 domain-containing protein: MAWIEPPSRPDAEREGQLTPYNLRTQISAPALSSTIPQVQPSILAPVLILLLTAFADLCIAGPPQPARLPLLSGQPFIIFWGIPNSACSGKTDPRYFGMEQEGRVALFYEDMLGNYPYYVDKDTPVNGGLPQHTRLDNHLQKTQQDLEAALPAPRYLGLGVLRWAEWSPQWFRNREKQIMYLEASKNLLKNFFPSWTPEEVEKWSQVDFEAAAQAVMMETLREAKRLRPKALWGVSPYPSCYNGDPAQTMLANYTGQCPAAEMALNDELLWLWKRSSALYPLLTLEKLQGGTSGARLYSSSQVREALRVSSITGTAFDLPVFPLVKSVYTSTNTFLSQTDLVNTIGESAALGTAGVVIWERNETKTERECQDLAQFVRQVLGPYSINVTAATRLCSASLCQGKGRCVRQKPESSAYIHLQPPPEVVEKVTEKAEAAKATDQPDTDTKPAEPDPAEVWKKDFQCQWYKIANGDVSDPQPPKDGTSFGGTVEANTVEVNTVEVVGTTTASTTASTTASTTASTMKSAPVTELRGSSSVDTVSPSPSLEVPTDAGTNPPSAPHLTVLLLLVIGHLCLEP; the protein is encoded by the exons ATGGCGTGGATCGAGCCCCCATCGCGTCCGGACGCAGAGCGAGAAGGACAACTGACACCTTACAATCTCAGGACTCAAATATCCGCTCCAGCCCTTTCATCAACCATTCCTCAGGTCCAGCCTTCGATTCTAGCACCCGtcctcatcctgctgctcactgcCTTTGCAGACCTCTGTATAGCTGGTCCACCCCAGCCGGCCCGGCTCCCTCTCCTGTCTGGCCAGCCTTTCATCATCTTTTGGGGCATCCCTAACTCTGCCTGCTCTGGTAAGACAGATCCCAGATATTTTGGGATGGAGCAGGAGGGCCGGGTGGCTCTCTTTTACGAGGACATGCTGGGGAACTACCCGTATTATGTAGACAAAGACACTCCGGTTAATGGGGGGCTACCGCAGCACACGCGACTTGATAACCACCTCCAGAAGACACAGCAGGACTTGGAAGCAGCTTTACCTGCACCGAGGTATCTTGGGTTGGGGGTGCTGCGCTGGGCAGAGTGGTCCCCCCAGTGGTTCAGGAACAGAGAGAAGCAAATAATGTATCTGGAAGCATCGAAGAACCTGCTGAAGAATTTCTTCCCTAGCTGGACtccggaggaggtggagaagtggTCTCAG GTGGACTTCGAGGCAGCCGCCCAGGCAGTAATGATGGAGACGCTACGGGAGGCCAAAAGATTACGGCCCAAAGCATTATGGGGTGTCTCCCCTTACCCCAGCTGCTACAACGGCGACCCTGCCCAAACCATGCTAGCCAATTACACCGGCCAGTGCCCTGCTGCCGAGATGGCCCTTAACGACGAGCTTCTGTGGCTCTGGAAACGAAGCTCCGCCCTCTACCCGCTCCTCACtctggagaagctgcag GGCGGGACCTCAGGAGCCAGACTTTATTCATCCAGTCAAGTCAGAGAAGCCCTGCGAGTATCATCTATCACTGGGACGGCGTTTGATCTTCCTGTATTCCCACTGGTCAAGAGCGTCTACACCTCAACGAACACCTTCCTCTCACAG ACAGACCTGGTCAACACCATAGGAGAAAGTGCTGCATTGGGGACAGCTGGAGTTGTCATCTGGGAGAGAAATGAGACTAAaacagag AGAGAGTGCCAGGACCTGGCACAGTTCGTCCGCCAGGTCCTGGGACCATATTCCATCAACGTGACCGCGGCCACTCGACTCTGCTCAGCCTCTCTGTGCCAGGGAAAGGGCCGATGTGTGCGTCAAAAGCCAGAAAGCTCCGCCTACATCCACCTCCAGCCCCCGCCTGAAGTAGTTGAGAAGGTGACGGAAAAG GCAGAGGCAGCAAAAGCCACAGATCAGCCGGACACAGACACTAAACCAGCTGAACCAGACCCAGCGGAGGTATGGAAGAAAGATTTCCAGTGCCAGTGGTACAAGATCGCAAACGGAGATGTCTCCGATCCACAGCCCCCCAAAGATGGAACATCTTTTGGGGGAACAGTGGAAGCAAACACAGTAGAAGTAAACACTGTAGAAGTTGTGGGAACTACAACAGCATCTACAACAGCATCTACAACAGCATCTACAACAGCTTCTACAATGAAAAGTGCCCCTGTGACGGAGTTAAGAGGGAGCAGTTCAGTTGATACTGTGAGTCCATCGCCTTCACTGGAGGTACCTACAGACGCTGGTACGAATCCCCCGAGTGCCCCACACCTgactgttctgctgctgctggtgattgGACATCTGTGCCTGGAACcctaa
- the borcs6 gene encoding BLOC-1 related complex subunit 6 isoform X2, translating into MSLSPVIGTEVPETANGVVIPVVSENGPHVSVKCGGSRAPCSGEGSEDGSLGQTENTLNVENRVYDGDGHLDTEKVINERTSSLSLHTDPSVSTDTCTGYSESVSIVRDIPEASSTAEPPGAALLWDSAQTKDSSQREDLISLDRQLTEAETVDGSTDSRDEEEDGEMEKQDEEEDEKNEKKWRNPYAGRKHSSQHYSSSAPGPSTASSSCLPPPILPSDDGPCPPHVMAQVWVRNVRGMQDSKSLDEISQAFGADCSGPIYRSRGLSRRPADIPPIDPTVLLDLQRHTQEVAHSVEMMMRSLNGTIQNMTALSVGYIQTYRDSVDSLGESVDMSIKGMYTLMARCEELDRSMQPIHTLAAQIRDIKRTLDALETICK; encoded by the exons ATGAGTCTCTCCCCTGTGATTGGCACAGAAGTGCCAGAAACAGCTAACGGGGTTGTGATACCCGTTGTTTCAGAGAACGGCCCTCATGTCTCTGTGAAGTGTGGAGGAAGCAGGGCACCCTGTTCTGGGGAGGGATCAGAGGACGGCTCCCTCGGACAAACAGAGAACACTTTAAATGTGGAAAACAGAGTTTACGATGGTGACGGTCACCTGGATACAGAGAAGGTCATTAACGAGAGAACCTCTAGTTTATCATTGCACACAGACCCCTCTGTCTCCACTGACACATGCACAGGATACTCAGAATCGGTATCCATTGTCAGAGACATTCCTGAGGCCTCCAGCACTGCAGAGCCTCCTGGTGCAGCTCTGCTGTGGGACTCAGCACAGACCAAAGATTCATCTCAGCGAGAAGACCTCATCTCCTTGGACAGACAgctgacagaggcagagactGTGGACGGAAGCACTGACAGccgagatgaggaggaagatggagagatggagaaacaggatgaggaggaggatgagaagaaTGAAAAGAAGTGGAGGAATCCGTATGCAGGGAGAAAACAC TCTTCACAACACTACTCGTCCTCTGCTCCCGGGCCTAGCaccgcctcctcttcctgtctcccACCTCCTATTCTTCCCTCAGATGATGGACCCTGTCCGCCCCATGTCATGGCCCAGGTGTGGGTTCGCAACGTCCGGGGGATGCAGGATAGCAAGAGCCTGGATGAAATTAGCCAAGCATTTGGAG CGGACTGTTCTGGGCCAATCTACCGAAGCCGGGGGTTGTCACGGAGACCAGCAGATATCCCACCCATTGATCCCACTGTCCTATTGGaccttcagagacacacacaggaagtggcgCACAGTGTGGAGATGATGATGCGCAGCCTCAATGGAACCATCCAGAAC ATGACAGCTCTGAGTGTGGGCTACATCCAGACCTACAGAGACTCCGTTGATAGCCTGGGAGAGTCTGTGGACATGAGTATAAAG GGTATGTACACACTGATGGCTCGCTGCGAGGAGCTGGATCGTTCCATGCAGCCTATACACACCCTGGCCGCGCAGATCCGGGACATCAAACGCACACTGGACGCTCTGGAGACGATTTGCAAGTAA